Proteins encoded within one genomic window of Arachis ipaensis cultivar K30076 chromosome B08, Araip1.1, whole genome shotgun sequence:
- the LOC107613384 gene encoding gibberellin 2-beta-dioxygenase 1: MQYSYMRNCSNNRAATFSPPVVTIPIVDLSKPDAQALIVKACEDFGFFKVINHGVPMDAISLLEEEATKFFSLPLSDKEKVGLANPFGYGNKRLGYNGDIGWIEYLLLKTNSQHSNTLTLPSDQNLEQFRCALNEYMQAMRKMACEVLELMAEGLKIEERNVLSKLVMDEQSDSAFRVNHYPACPEITMASNGGGGGDENKNKNKNDTTNMVGFGEHTDPQIISLLRSNNTSGLQIYVGDGNWIPVPPDHSSFFVNVGDSLQVMTNGRFKSVRHRVIVDNGCKSRLSMIYFVGPPLSEKIAPLPSLMLGKESLYKEFTWFEYKNAAYATRLATNRLIPYEKIAAS; the protein is encoded by the exons atgcaATACTCGTACATGAGAAACTGTAGCAATAACAGAGCAGCCACATTCTCACCGCCGGTGGTGACCATTCCCATAGTGGACCTTTCAAAACCTGATGCACAGGCCCTCATAGTGAAGGCCTGTGAAGACTTCGGGTTTTTCAAAGTCATAAACCACGGCGTCCCTATGGACGCCATTTCCCTCCTCGAAGAGGAGGCTACCAAATTCTTCTCCTTGCCGCTTAGCGACAAGGAGAAGGTCGGCCTTGCCAACCCCTTCGGGTACGGCAACAAGCGCCTCGGTTACAACGGCGACATCGGTTGGATCGAGTACCTTCTCCTTAAAACCAATTCACAACACTCCAACACTCTCACACTACCTTCTGATCAAAACCTAGAGCAATTCAG GTGTGCTTTGAACGAGTACATGCAAGCGATGAGGAAGATGGCGTGCGAGGTTCTTGAGTTAATGGCGGAAGGGCTGAAGATTGAGGAACGAAACGTGCTGAGCAAGCTTGTGATGGATGAACAGAGTGACTCTGCTTTCAGGGTGAACCACTACCCTGCTTGCCCTGAAATAACAATGGCTTCCAATGGCGGAGGTGGTGGTGAtgagaacaagaacaagaacaagaacgaCACCACTAACATGGTTGGTTTTGGAGAGCACACTGACCCACAAATAATTTCTCTTCTGAGATCCAATAACACCTCTGGCCTTCAGATTTATGTTGGTGATGGAAACTGGATTCCTGTTCCTCCTGATCACAGTTCCTTCTTTGTCAATGTTGGTGATTCACTTCAG GTTATGACGAATGGACGGTTCAAGAGTGTGAGGCACAGAGTGATAGTGGACAACGGTTGCAAATCAAGGCTATCAATGATTTACTTTGTTGGTCCACCATTGAGTGAGAAGATTGCACCATTGCCTTCCCTCATGCTTGGAAAGGAAAGCTTATACAAAGAGTTCACTTGGTTTGAATACAAGAACGCTGCCTACGCTACAAGATTGGCTACCAATAGGCTCATACCCTATGAGAAGATTGCTGCCTCTTAA